ATATGCTTATCCTTTAGGTACGTTAAGGTTTAAAGGTTGGGCAGATTTGGTGTGGTCAAATCCTAATTATCTTCCGGGTGTAAGTGTTAGAATGACTAGAGACAATATTCCCAATTATCCTTTGCCTTCAAGTAAGATGAGGTTTAAGGCATTTAGAGTTTTAAAGTCTCACAGTTCAGGAGATCAGAATTTTATTTTTTATGTTAAGGATGTGAGAGTTATTTATGATAAGCTAACTGTTTCTTTAGATTCTGATATTGATAATGAGTCTATATTTAAGATTTATAAAACACGTGGAACAGAATCACTTCGAAAATTAAAGGCACAAGAAGCGCTTAAGAGAGTTTTAAAGATTAAAGAAGATGTGTCAATGCCAGATGAATCTTTCCGGGATTTATTAGAGAAAGGCAGTAATGATGGATCTGGCGCTCGCACTCAAGAAAAATAAATTTAATTTGTTAATAGAGCTAAATCTTTCATGATTTGCTCTATTAAGCTTACAATGGGGAAATAAGTTAATGTTAGATTCAGAAAACGCAGAGCTTTTAGAGATTTTTTTTGAGGAAGCTCAAAATCTTGTGGATACTCTTGAAGAGAATATTATGTCGTTAGAAGATGATCCCCATAATTCAGAAACTATTGATGAGATATTTAGGGCAGCTCATACTCTGAAGGGTAGTTCAGCTTCTGTTGATATGATGGAACTTTCAGGGTTTACTCATGTTATTGAAGATGTATTTGATGCTGTTAGAGATAATAAGTTAAAGATATGTAATGGCCTTGTTGATTTACTTTTGAATTCGCTTGATGTAATAAAAGATATGCTTAATGCACGTCTTAATGGAGATGTTTATTTACAGGATGTAAGCGAGCTTGAAAATAAATTAAGAGGATTTTTAGGGAATAAATATCAGACAACTTTTGTAGAATCTGTAGATAGTACAAATGATAATGAATTTTTGCTTTCTTCCCTTGAGCTTAGTGATATGCGTGAAGTTGTAGGACTTGGACAGAAAGTTTTAAGAGTTGTTATTCACTTTGATAAAGATAATCCTATGTCAACAATTGCTGGTATACAAATGTTTCAAGCTTTAAAAGACTTAGGGCCAATTCTTTGTACTGTGCCTAATTATGAGCAACTTATTGCAGGGGAATTTTTAAAAAGGGTTGATTATTATTTAATGTGTTTAAATAATCGTAATGTTGAGGACAAAATAAACTTGTCTGATGTTGCTTTGAGTTATACAATTGATGAATTTGATATTGCTAGCGAGTTGACAAAGGCAGTTTCAAGGGAGAGGGATACTGTTGTTCATAATACTGCATCCCAGGAATTGCAACTTTCTAATGATGAGCTTATAAGTTTAAGAGAAATTGTGGGTGATGCTAAGTTATTTGAAGTGAAGTTAAATTTCAATAAAGATAATCCTATGTCAACAATTTCTGGACTTCAGATGTTGCAGGCGTTAAAAAGCTTGGGAGAAGTTTATAAATCTATTCCTGATAGTGAGGATTTATTGTCAGATAAGTTTTTTGATTGTATTGTATATTATTTGATATCCAATACTTCAGTTGATAGTATTTCTAGAAAGGTGGATTTATCAGATGTTGTTGTTAGTTTTGATATTAAAGAAATTGATTTAAAAAATGTTAAGGATGTGGATTTAAGTATTGAAGTTAATAGTAATGTTTCTGTTAAGGAATCTAAGAAAACACCTGTAAATGTTAATTTAATTAGGATTGATAGTAAAAGGATAGATTCTATATTAAACCTTGTAAGTGAGGCTGTTATAAGTAAGTCAGCTTATAATCAGATAAATTCTGATATGACATCTTTTCTTTATGGTTTTAATTATTTTTATGATTATCAAGAAAGTTTTTACAATAGTTTCTTGATAGATTTAAAGATGATTTTTAAGGATATAGGTTTAGAATTGGAAAGTTCTGTTGAAAATCGAATAGCAAGTTTGGTGGGACATAATATTGATAAAGCTTTACATGATATGGTGGGATTAAGAGATTTGTTGGTTAAAATCCTTCAAGATTCTAAATTTGCCTCTAATAGACTTTCTAGGATAATTACTGATTTGCATGAGAGTGTTTTGAAAACGAGAATGTTGCCAGTTTCTGGTATTTTTTCAAGATTTGCAAGAGTAGTAAGAGATCTTTCAAAGAAGTTAGGCAAAGTTGTAGAACTTAGTACTGAAGGTGAGGATACAGAGGTTGATAAATCTATCATAGATGATCTTGTAGATCCTTTGATGCATTGTGTTAGGAATTCTATGGATCATGGACTTGAAACTGTTGATGAAAGACTTAGCAAGGGCAAGAATAAAACTGGTCATATAATTTTGCGTGCCAAGCATGAGGGTAATGTGATATCAATTGAGATTGAAGATGATGGAAGAGGGATAGATTCCAATGTTATTAGACAAAGGTCAATTGAGAAAGGTTTAATAAAGAAAGATTCAGTTCTCTCTGAGAGTGAAATTCTCAACTTAATTTTCGAACCTGGATTCTCAACAGCTAGTCAGGTTACAGATGTTTCTGGTAGAGGTGTGGGACTTGATGTCGTTAAAAACAGTGTTAAGAAATTAAATGGAACTATTGTTATAGATTCAAAAGTTAATGTTGGTACTACTTTTAAAATAAAGCTTCCTTTAACATTAGTGATTGTGCAGGGTCTTCTTGTAAAATCTGGCAGTGAGATTTATGTTTTTCCTTTAAATAGTGTTCTTGAAACACATAGGATTAGTGAAGACAATATAAAGCTTATTGAAAATAACCATGAGGTTTATGATTTAAGGGAAGAAGTTTTATCTGTTCTTAGACTTGATGAGCTTTTTAATATCAAAGGTGATCAAAATTTATATGATAAGTTTTTAATAGTTATTAGCGTCAATGATAAAAAGGCAGGGATAGTTGTAGATGCTATTCTTGGAGAAGAAGATTTTGTTGTAAAGCCTATTAAAGATAAGTATGCCTCAAGTCCAGGGATAGTTGGAGCTACTACACTTGGTAATGGTAAGGTTGTCTTGATTATTGATGTGTTTAGACTTTTTTACCTAAAGGATATGAAAGGATAGTCTTATGATGGAAATAAAAGAGATATGTTTAGGTGAGCGTAATTTAAGTAGCCGGGATAAAAGATTAAGTTCTATTAATTTGGATTTTAAAGTAGTATCTTTCAATATTGGTAATGATAATTATCTAGTAGATATTATGCAAGTTAAGGAGATTAGGAAATCTAGTAATTTTACATCTATTCCAAATGCTAAGAAATATGTGGTTGGTCTTGATAATTTAAGAGGGGAGATAATCTCTATTATTGATTTGAGAATAATGTTCAATTTGGAAGTTGTTGAGAAAGACCTTGAAGATATTATGGTCCTTAAAAATGACGATTTATTAATAGGGGTCATTGTTGATAAAGTTAATAATGTCTTTTCAATTGATTCTTCTCTAATTCAAGATCCTCATCCTATTTTATCTCAGGAGGCACTTATACATTATATAAAGGGAGTAGTGAAATATGGTGAAAAATTGTATATTCTTCTTAATGTTGATAAGATTTTTAATTATGATGATAGAGAAAAAGAGTTTTTATTGGAGGATGGTAACAATAATGCGGATGAGATAAATGCTTTTGGGAATGAAGGCAAGTCGTTATCTTATAGCAATGATTCTTTAGGCTTATCAGAAGTATCTGCTAGTGAGTTTGCAAGGTTGTCTAAAGATGGTTTGGATGATTTGAAGGTTGTTAAAGAAAATCTTTTTAAATATTCTTTCAATGCATCTTTAGTAAGTGACGAGTTTTTAAGAGAAGTTAGTGTGAAATTAGATATTGCAAATATTAATGATTTGGCTTATGATAACTTTTTAAATGAATTTTATTCAAAATCATCAGGATGTTTATGGGATGATGAGTATTTAGAAAAGTTTCAAGATGAAATTGTTAAAAGATATGTTAATAATATGAGTGATATTGGTACTGTTTTGAATATTTTCGAGATTGGTTGTGGTAATGGGAAAGAGACGATATCTTTTGTAAATGCTTTGTATGAGTCTTACAAAAATCCTTTTAAGGTGATAGCCATTGATAATGATTTAGTTAAAGTTATTGGAACTTCTAGTTTAGTTTTCTCAGAGTCTGAGATTAATTTGAGCGATATTTATAGGAGAAATTCCTTTGAACAAAGCCCAGGAGTTTATAAATTCAAGCCAGAGATCATGAACAGTATTTTATATGAATATTCAGATGCTATTTTATCAGAATTTCCAGATAACTTGGGAATTATCTTTTTAAGAGATGTTTTATGTTTCTTAAATGATGATGGACAATTCTTGATTTTGGATGCGATTGCGGAAAGATCTGTTAGAGGTGCGATTTTGATTTTAGGAGATCATGAAGAACTTAAGAACAATGATATCTTTGTAAAAGATAGATCTATAAAGTATTTTAACCTATATAAAAAGATCGAAAGGAGAAATTAATGAGGATAGATTATATAGAGCCATTTTTAGATGCTGCTTCTTCAGTTTTAAGGGATATGTTGCTTGTTGAAGATATTCAGATGGGTAGTCCTGGTCTTAAGTCGATTAATCAAAAGATCAGAGGTGTGTCTGTAATTGTGGGACTTGCGGGTTCTGTTGAGGGTAGCATTATTATTGATATGGATATTGATACTGCGCTTTTTGTTGCCTCTAAGTTGAATTTTGAGGAGTATGTTGACTTTGATGATGAAGAAACTAAAGAAATGGTAGCTGCAACTCTTACAGAAGTTGGTAATATTATTGCTGGTAATTTTGTTACTACTTTACATGCAAAGGGTTTTGTATTTGATATAACCCCACCAGCTTTTATTTATGGAGAAAATATGAAAATAAGTAATAAGGGTTCTGAAGCATTGATAGTGCCATTTACTTTGCCAGATGGTAAAATTATTGAAGTTAATATTGCAATAAGAGAGAGGGTTTGATATGATTATAAAGCTGAAAATACTTGTTACAAGAAAAGAGGGTTTAATATGATCCAGAAAACTACGATTGCTATGGATTCTTCAAATAAACCAAAGGGGATTAATTATGAAACGGGTGTTCCTTTTAATGTTTTGATTGTTGATGATTCAGTTTTTACTGTAAAACAGCTTACGCAAATTTTTACTTCAGAAGGCTTTAATATTATTGATACTGCTGCTGATGGTGAGGAAGCTGTAGTTAAATATAAAAACTATTATCCTAATATTGATATTGTCACTCTTGATATTACTATGCCTAAGATGGATGGGATAACTTGTCTTTCTAAGATTATTGAATTTGATAAAAATGCTAAAGTAATAA
The DNA window shown above is from Borrelia anserina Es and carries:
- a CDS encoding chemotaxis protein CheA — encoded protein: MLDSENAELLEIFFEEAQNLVDTLEENIMSLEDDPHNSETIDEIFRAAHTLKGSSASVDMMELSGFTHVIEDVFDAVRDNKLKICNGLVDLLLNSLDVIKDMLNARLNGDVYLQDVSELENKLRGFLGNKYQTTFVESVDSTNDNEFLLSSLELSDMREVVGLGQKVLRVVIHFDKDNPMSTIAGIQMFQALKDLGPILCTVPNYEQLIAGEFLKRVDYYLMCLNNRNVEDKINLSDVALSYTIDEFDIASELTKAVSRERDTVVHNTASQELQLSNDELISLREIVGDAKLFEVKLNFNKDNPMSTISGLQMLQALKSLGEVYKSIPDSEDLLSDKFFDCIVYYLISNTSVDSISRKVDLSDVVVSFDIKEIDLKNVKDVDLSIEVNSNVSVKESKKTPVNVNLIRIDSKRIDSILNLVSEAVISKSAYNQINSDMTSFLYGFNYFYDYQESFYNSFLIDLKMIFKDIGLELESSVENRIASLVGHNIDKALHDMVGLRDLLVKILQDSKFASNRLSRIITDLHESVLKTRMLPVSGIFSRFARVVRDLSKKLGKVVELSTEGEDTEVDKSIIDDLVDPLMHCVRNSMDHGLETVDERLSKGKNKTGHIILRAKHEGNVISIEIEDDGRGIDSNVIRQRSIEKGLIKKDSVLSESEILNLIFEPGFSTASQVTDVSGRGVGLDVVKNSVKKLNGTIVIDSKVNVGTTFKIKLPLTLVIVQGLLVKSGSEIYVFPLNSVLETHRISEDNIKLIENNHEVYDLREEVLSVLRLDELFNIKGDQNLYDKFLIVISVNDKKAGIVVDAILGEEDFVVKPIKDKYASSPGIVGATTLGNGKVVLIIDVFRLFYLKDMKG
- a CDS encoding CheR family methyltransferase; the protein is MEIKEICLGERNLSSRDKRLSSINLDFKVVSFNIGNDNYLVDIMQVKEIRKSSNFTSIPNAKKYVVGLDNLRGEIISIIDLRIMFNLEVVEKDLEDIMVLKNDDLLIGVIVDKVNNVFSIDSSLIQDPHPILSQEALIHYIKGVVKYGEKLYILLNVDKIFNYDDREKEFLLEDGNNNADEINAFGNEGKSLSYSNDSLGLSEVSASEFARLSKDGLDDLKVVKENLFKYSFNASLVSDEFLREVSVKLDIANINDLAYDNFLNEFYSKSSGCLWDDEYLEKFQDEIVKRYVNNMSDIGTVLNIFEIGCGNGKETISFVNALYESYKNPFKVIAIDNDLVKVIGTSSLVFSESEINLSDIYRRNSFEQSPGVYKFKPEIMNSILYEYSDAILSEFPDNLGIIFLRDVLCFLNDDGQFLILDAIAERSVRGAILILGDHEELKNNDIFVKDRSIKYFNLYKKIERRN
- a CDS encoding chemotaxis protein CheX — encoded protein: MRIDYIEPFLDAASSVLRDMLLVEDIQMGSPGLKSINQKIRGVSVIVGLAGSVEGSIIIDMDIDTALFVASKLNFEEYVDFDDEETKEMVAATLTEVGNIIAGNFVTTLHAKGFVFDITPPAFIYGENMKISNKGSEALIVPFTLPDGKIIEVNIAIRERV
- a CDS encoding response regulator, with product MIQKTTIAMDSSNKPKGINYETGVPFNVLIVDDSVFTVKQLTQIFTSEGFNIIDTAADGEEAVVKYKNYYPNIDIVTLDITMPKMDGITCLSKIIEFDKNAKVIMISALGKEQLVKDCLIKGAKTFIVKPLDRAKVLQRVMSVFVK